A genomic region of Prevotella scopos JCM 17725 contains the following coding sequences:
- a CDS encoding TatD family hydrolase, whose amino-acid sequence MIIDTHAHLDVEDFADDLPEVISRAREAGVGKIFLPAIDQKSIDTVLAVCRQYPDICYPMIGLQPEEVCDDWREVLDVMHERILQSVREKAEGTALPGETVIAIGEVGLDFYWTREYEKQQLAAFEEAVKWSVETRLPLMIHCRKAQNEMLHIMRPYAEDLPGGVFHCFTGNQKEAEAFLCFDRFMLGIGGVSTFKSSHLREDLPAAVPLNRIVLETDSPYMAPVPHRGKRNESAFIVEVMRTLAASYGVDEAEVARQTNENVRRVFGVE is encoded by the coding sequence ATGATAATAGACACCCACGCTCATTTAGATGTAGAAGATTTTGCTGACGACCTCCCCGAGGTTATCAGTCGTGCTCGTGAAGCAGGAGTAGGAAAGATATTCCTTCCAGCTATCGACCAGAAATCTATAGATACTGTCTTGGCTGTTTGCCGGCAGTATCCTGATATCTGCTATCCGATGATTGGACTGCAGCCAGAGGAGGTGTGTGATGACTGGCGTGAAGTTTTGGATGTTATGCACGAACGAATCTTACAATCTGTCCGTGAGAAGGCTGAAGGCACAGCACTGCCTGGTGAGACAGTCATTGCCATTGGTGAGGTAGGACTCGATTTTTATTGGACACGTGAGTACGAGAAGCAGCAGCTTGCCGCCTTTGAGGAGGCTGTGAAATGGAGTGTTGAGACACGTCTGCCGTTGATGATACATTGTCGTAAGGCACAGAACGAGATGTTGCATATCATGCGCCCGTATGCGGAGGACTTGCCCGGTGGCGTCTTCCATTGTTTTACTGGCAATCAGAAAGAGGCAGAGGCCTTCCTCTGTTTCGATCGTTTCATGCTTGGCATAGGTGGCGTATCAACCTTTAAGAGTAGCCATCTGCGTGAGGACTTACCTGCAGCAGTACCACTCAACCGCATCGTCCTTGAAACCGATAGCCCTTATATGGCTCCTGTTCCGCATCGTGGCAAACGCAATGAGAGTGCCTTCATCGTTGAAGTTATGCGCACCCTTGCCGCAAGTTATGGTGTCGATGAAGCCGAGGTTGCCCGCCAAACGAATGAGAATGTACGTAGGGTGTTTGGTGTTGAATGA
- the cmk gene encoding (d)CMP kinase, with the protein MKKITIAIDGFSSCGKSTMAKDLAKEIGYIYVDTGAMYRSVTLYALRHKLFNADGTIREKELQEQMENINISFQINKETGRPDTYLNGENVENEIRMMEVSSHVSPIATLAFVRKALVEQQQRMGVEKGIVMDGRDIGTVVFPNAELKIFVTASAEVRAQRRYDELKAKGMEADYADILKNVQERDYLDSHRETSPLRKADDAIELDNSHLTIAEQKKWLYDQYCKAAEV; encoded by the coding sequence ATGAAGAAAATAACCATCGCCATTGACGGCTTTTCATCATGTGGGAAGAGTACGATGGCAAAAGACCTTGCCAAGGAGATTGGCTATATTTATGTAGATACAGGTGCAATGTATCGTTCGGTGACGCTCTATGCGCTACGCCATAAACTCTTCAATGCGGATGGAACAATTCGTGAGAAAGAGTTGCAAGAGCAGATGGAGAACATCAACATCAGTTTTCAAATCAATAAGGAAACTGGTAGGCCTGACACCTATCTCAATGGTGAGAATGTGGAGAACGAAATCCGTATGATGGAAGTGTCATCACACGTGAGCCCTATTGCCACCCTTGCCTTTGTGCGTAAAGCCCTTGTTGAACAGCAGCAGCGTATGGGAGTAGAGAAAGGGATTGTGATGGACGGGCGAGACATAGGCACCGTTGTCTTTCCAAATGCTGAGTTGAAGATATTCGTTACAGCATCAGCTGAGGTACGTGCGCAGCGTCGTTATGACGAATTGAAGGCGAAAGGTATGGAAGCCGATTATGCTGACATCCTTAAGAATGTGCAGGAACGTGATTATCTCGATTCACATCGTGAGACGTCACCCCTGCGTAAAGCTGATGATGCCATCGAACTTGATAACAGCCACCTCACAATAGCTGAACAAAAGAAGTGGCTTTACGACCAGTATTGCAAAGCTGCCGAGGTTTAA